A window of Nitrospirota bacterium contains these coding sequences:
- a CDS encoding prepilin-type N-terminal cleavage/methylation domain-containing protein, with protein sequence MFKAINTMKVRDERGFTLVELLIVIAIIAILAAIAIPQFTRYRESAFRNATRTDVRNAIAGIAGFQADFGAMPTGPAGCGPGPAQCDITGGGNTVTGGLNISRNVTLALAFVACPTGAAGFTVTGTHAELPAAWSASYNSCTGVYTNF encoded by the coding sequence ATGTTCAAGGCAATCAACACAATGAAGGTAAGGGATGAGAGAGGCTTTACCCTCGTCGAGCTGCTGATCGTCATCGCAATCATCGCCATCCTTGCAGCGATAGCGATCCCGCAGTTTACAAGGTACCGGGAAAGCGCTTTCAGAAATGCGACGAGAACAGACGTAAGGAACGCAATAGCTGGTATCGCGGGCTTTCAAGCTGATTTTGGAGCAATGCCTACCGGTCCTGCGGGATGCGGCCCTGGCCCTGCTCAATGTGATATCACCGGCGGAGGAAACACGGTGACTGGTGGCTTGAATATATCAAGAAATGTGACCCTTGCGCTCGCCTTTGTGGCGTGCCCGACGGGTGCAGCTGGATTCACCGTAACCGGCACTCATGCTGAACTCCCTGCAGCATGGTCAGCATCATACAACTCTTGCACAGGCGTATATACAAACTTCTAA
- a CDS encoding HAMP domain-containing sensor histidine kinase, whose translation MYQATYFNYYRTGRFIFALTLLISFQLAGLPYANPVLRNVLIIYSIIALIRLIIPSKGANYFDLLFDIVFISSMVYISISTYSYLTLLYLFPIFFASVLIKTKKVFIFPVASVVLYGLIYFMSGIFFERESILNISLHLLAFSLIALAGDYLKTRMERQEEHIRRLEEERIRMKGYERLFRVSADLAHELRNPLASITAAVQFLREGRNDKDFIEMLGAEVKRINTLVNDFLLFSRPADASKEEVELSEMLQAVVNRCDSTKKIVLDTVDKAAIVANRNFIEIALNNIIKNAIDAARSAVWASIEKDHRGIVITIEDDGAGIEEEMRDKIFEPFVTTKPNGTGLGLAIAYRMITGFGGAVMVDRSPLGGAKFIITFPVEQ comes from the coding sequence ATGTACCAGGCAACCTACTTCAATTACTACAGAACCGGGCGATTTATCTTTGCCCTGACCCTTCTCATCTCCTTCCAGCTGGCGGGGCTCCCCTATGCCAACCCGGTCCTGAGAAACGTTCTTATCATCTACAGCATTATTGCTTTGATCAGACTTATCATCCCCTCTAAGGGAGCCAATTATTTCGACCTCCTCTTCGATATCGTCTTCATCTCCTCTATGGTGTATATCAGCATCAGCACCTATTCGTACCTGACGCTCCTCTATCTCTTCCCCATCTTCTTTGCCTCGGTATTGATAAAGACGAAGAAAGTATTCATATTCCCTGTTGCCTCCGTAGTGCTCTACGGCCTGATTTATTTTATGAGCGGCATTTTTTTCGAACGGGAGAGCATTCTCAACATTTCACTGCACCTGCTCGCCTTCTCGCTAATCGCCCTGGCCGGAGATTACCTGAAGACAAGGATGGAGCGGCAGGAGGAGCATATCAGGCGGCTCGAAGAGGAGCGGATCAGGATGAAAGGATACGAGCGGCTCTTCCGGGTGAGTGCGGATCTCGCTCACGAGCTGAGGAATCCGCTCGCCTCTATTACCGCTGCGGTGCAGTTCTTGAGGGAGGGAAGGAATGACAAGGATTTCATCGAAATGCTGGGCGCGGAGGTAAAGCGCATAAATACTCTCGTGAATGACTTCCTCCTTTTTTCCCGTCCTGCGGATGCTTCGAAGGAGGAGGTAGAGCTCTCCGAAATGCTCCAGGCAGTGGTGAACCGCTGCGACAGCACTAAAAAGATAGTGCTCGATACGGTAGACAAGGCTGCCATAGTCGCAAATAGAAACTTCATCGAGATAGCTCTTAATAATATAATCAAGAATGCCATTGATGCAGCGAGGTCCGCGGTATGGGCCTCGATCGAAAAGGACCATCGCGGCATTGTCATTACTATAGAGGATGACGGGGCGGGAATAGAGGAGGAGATGAGAGATAAGATATTCGAGCCGTTCGTCACTACAAAGCCGAACGGCACCGGGCTGGGCCTCGCCATCGCCTACCGGATGATCACCGGCTTCGGCGGTGCGGTCATGGTAGATCGCTCCCCCCTGGGCGGAGCGAAGTTCATTATCACTTTTCCGGTCGAGCAATGA
- a CDS encoding sigma-54 dependent transcriptional regulator has product MRALIVDDEQNIRKIIKVLVDEGGFDSHEAGGLAEATTLIGQHYFDIAIVDLRLGDGSGIDLLKAIKEQHPETVVLIITAFASTETAISAMKLGAYDYVTKPFNLDEIRVVLKNIKEKILLQKQVKELRQYADAYQSIVGKSEAMQRVFNMIEKIAPFDTSVLIIGDSGTGKELVAKAIHNRSRRAEKSFIAINCASLPSELLESELFGYAKGSFTGAYTSKRGLIEEAHGGTLFLDEIGEMPLSLQAKLLRFLEDKKIRPLGSGSEIEVDVRIVAATNKVLGDLKEKNEFREDLYYRLATFEIRMPSLKERKEDIPLLINHFVKLFSKKLEKEITKIDPAFIDYVVSQELRGNVRELKNIIEREIILSEDGHLRCTVCPVASPSSSSLEIPDSGVDLNAYLSGIERELLNRALEKTKGVKTKAAELLGLSFREFRYRISKYRSGSPSGPEEQDRKRSA; this is encoded by the coding sequence ATGCGTGCACTTATTGTCGATGACGAGCAGAACATAAGGAAGATCATAAAGGTCCTGGTCGATGAGGGGGGATTCGATTCCCATGAGGCGGGCGGACTTGCAGAGGCGACCACGCTCATCGGCCAGCACTACTTCGATATCGCCATTGTCGATCTCCGCCTCGGTGACGGGTCCGGCATCGACCTGCTCAAAGCAATCAAGGAGCAGCACCCCGAGACGGTCGTACTCATCATAACCGCCTTCGCATCCACGGAGACCGCCATATCGGCAATGAAGCTGGGCGCCTATGACTATGTGACGAAGCCCTTCAACCTGGATGAGATAAGGGTAGTCCTGAAGAATATAAAGGAGAAGATACTCCTTCAGAAACAGGTCAAGGAGCTCCGCCAGTATGCCGATGCCTACCAGAGCATCGTCGGCAAGTCCGAGGCGATGCAGCGGGTCTTCAATATGATAGAAAAGATCGCTCCCTTCGATACGAGCGTGCTTATCATTGGCGACAGCGGCACAGGCAAGGAGCTCGTTGCAAAGGCTATACACAACAGGAGCAGACGCGCTGAGAAATCTTTCATCGCTATCAATTGCGCGAGCCTGCCCTCGGAGCTTCTCGAGAGCGAGCTCTTCGGGTATGCGAAAGGCTCGTTCACCGGCGCCTACACCTCGAAGAGAGGGTTGATCGAGGAGGCGCATGGCGGTACGCTCTTCCTGGACGAGATCGGCGAGATGCCGCTCTCGCTCCAGGCGAAGCTGCTGCGATTTCTGGAGGATAAGAAGATTCGTCCTCTCGGCAGCGGCAGCGAGATAGAGGTGGATGTGCGCATCGTGGCAGCGACAAACAAGGTCCTGGGTGACTTGAAAGAGAAGAACGAGTTCAGGGAGGATCTCTACTATCGCCTTGCGACCTTCGAGATACGGATGCCTTCTTTGAAGGAGAGAAAAGAGGACATCCCTCTGCTGATTAACCACTTTGTCAAACTGTTTTCTAAAAAGCTGGAGAAAGAGATCACAAAGATCGATCCCGCTTTCATCGATTACGTGGTGAGTCAGGAGCTGAGGGGCAATGTGCGGGAGCTTAAAAATATAATAGAGCGGGAAATCATTCTCTCTGAAGATGGGCACTTGCGATGCACGGTATGCCCTGTCGCCTCTCCTTCCAGCTCTTCTCTGGAAATTCCCGATTCCGGCGTCGATCTGAATGCGTATCTGAGCGGGATAGAAAGGGAACTGCTGAATAGAGCCCTGGAAAAAACAAAAGGAGTAAAGACAAAGGCAGCGGAGCTTCTGGGCCTCTCCTTCAGAGAGTTCAGATACAGGATATCGAAGTACAGGAGCGGGAGTCCTTCCGGGCCGGAAGAGCAAGACCGAAAGCGCTCCGCTTAG
- a CDS encoding type II secretion system F family protein — MATFAWTGKTLQGAVKSGETSARNRDELVALLRRQGVIPTVINEKKEASQKTRGKKKKITDKDLVVFTRQFATMFTAGIPIVQGLDILSRQTENRSLGAIIGDIKTDVETGTTLADALKKHKRIFDDLYVHLVAAGEAGGVLDNVLMRLAGYIEKAMKLKKKVKGAMIYPGIVISVAVLVIAIIMIFVIPIFAKIFGEMGAKLPAPTLSVIWLSRFLGGIGGIIVFFSIVGTILGFRQYRRTEGGRKKTDQIFLKLPIVGDLMRKVAVARFTRTLGTLLSSGVPILDGLEICARSSGNKVIEEVVFGVRKEVASGKTIAEPLSHSTVFPPMVCQMINVGESTGALDAMLVKIADFYDDEVDNAVANLTTMLEPMLMVFLGTTIGYIVIALYLPIFKMGEAIGGK; from the coding sequence ATGGCAACCTTCGCATGGACAGGTAAAACCCTCCAGGGCGCCGTAAAGAGCGGCGAGACCTCTGCCCGCAACAGGGACGAGCTCGTTGCGCTCCTCAGGAGGCAGGGCGTCATCCCCACCGTAATCAACGAGAAGAAAGAGGCCTCCCAAAAAACCCGCGGCAAGAAAAAGAAGATCACCGATAAAGACCTCGTCGTCTTCACCCGCCAGTTCGCCACCATGTTCACCGCAGGCATCCCGATCGTGCAGGGCCTCGATATCCTCTCGAGACAGACCGAGAACAGGTCGCTGGGCGCCATAATCGGCGATATCAAAACCGATGTCGAGACAGGGACGACGCTCGCCGATGCACTGAAGAAGCATAAACGCATTTTCGACGACCTCTACGTCCATCTCGTTGCAGCAGGCGAGGCAGGCGGCGTGCTCGACAACGTGCTCATGAGACTCGCCGGATACATCGAAAAGGCGATGAAGCTGAAGAAAAAAGTAAAAGGCGCGATGATCTATCCCGGCATCGTCATATCGGTTGCAGTGCTGGTCATCGCAATCATCATGATCTTCGTCATTCCCATATTTGCAAAGATATTCGGTGAGATGGGAGCCAAGCTTCCTGCACCGACGTTGAGCGTGATATGGTTGAGTAGATTTCTGGGGGGCATCGGCGGAATAATTGTATTTTTTTCTATAGTCGGTACCATCTTAGGTTTCCGGCAATATCGGAGGACTGAAGGGGGTCGAAAGAAAACCGACCAGATATTTCTTAAGCTGCCTATTGTTGGAGACCTCATGAGAAAGGTCGCTGTAGCGCGCTTCACGAGGACCCTCGGAACACTCCTGAGCAGCGGAGTGCCCATACTCGATGGGCTCGAAATATGCGCCAGATCCTCGGGGAACAAGGTGATTGAGGAAGTCGTTTTCGGGGTGAGAAAAGAGGTTGCATCAGGCAAGACCATTGCCGAACCCCTCTCTCATTCGACTGTCTTTCCCCCGATGGTCTGCCAGATGATCAATGTCGGCGAGTCGACAGGCGCCCTCGACGCGATGCTCGTGAAGATCGCCGACTTCTATGATGATGAAGTCGATAATGCGGTGGCAAACCTCACCACCATGCTCGAACCCATGCTGATGGTCTTCTTGGGAACGACGATCGGCTATATCGTTATTGCCTTGTATCTGCCCATATTCAAGATGGGCGAGGCAATCGGCGGCAAGTGA
- a CDS encoding methylenetetrahydrofolate reductase: MKSGSNLEKVIASGKPAVTAELGPPMSADPHEVIHKAKLLKGTCDAANITDCQTAVVRISSIAAAYLALREGLEPVMQMTCRDRNRIAMQADLLGAAALGLKNCLCIAGDHQSFSAAGRLKGHPGAKNVYDVDSIQLVGILKKMRDESLQEGGDKIEVPPKFFIGAAFTPGGEPLDFRPYRLKKKVDAGADFIQTQGIYDVEQFKKQMEIVRNLGLHERTAILGGIIVPKSAMMLKYMDSSVAGVSVPKPLIERMAKAKEAAGDDKKKMKELQEAEGIKIAVELVQQVLEIPGIKGVHIQAIEWESAMEGIVKAAGLWPRPTFND; this comes from the coding sequence ATGAAAAGCGGAAGCAATCTCGAAAAGGTTATTGCAAGCGGAAAACCGGCGGTGACGGCAGAGCTCGGCCCCCCGATGAGCGCCGATCCGCATGAGGTGATACACAAGGCGAAGCTGCTCAAGGGGACCTGCGACGCGGCGAACATCACCGACTGCCAGACGGCGGTGGTGCGCATTTCGAGTATCGCCGCAGCCTATCTTGCGCTCAGGGAAGGGCTCGAGCCGGTCATGCAGATGACCTGCCGCGACCGCAACCGCATCGCCATGCAGGCCGACCTGCTCGGCGCAGCGGCCCTCGGTCTGAAGAACTGCCTCTGCATCGCAGGCGACCACCAGTCCTTCAGCGCAGCGGGAAGGCTCAAAGGGCATCCGGGCGCCAAGAATGTCTATGATGTCGATTCCATTCAGCTCGTCGGCATCCTCAAGAAGATGCGCGACGAGAGCCTCCAGGAGGGCGGGGACAAGATCGAGGTGCCGCCCAAGTTCTTCATCGGCGCTGCCTTTACCCCGGGCGGAGAGCCCCTCGATTTCCGGCCTTACCGCCTGAAGAAGAAGGTGGATGCCGGCGCGGACTTCATCCAAACGCAGGGTATCTACGACGTGGAGCAGTTCAAGAAGCAGATGGAGATCGTCAGGAATCTCGGCCTCCACGAGCGGACGGCGATTCTCGGCGGCATCATCGTTCCGAAGAGCGCGATGATGCTCAAGTACATGGATTCGTCCGTTGCGGGTGTCAGCGTTCCCAAGCCGCTGATCGAGAGAATGGCGAAGGCGAAAGAGGCTGCCGGCGACGACAAGAAAAAGATGAAGGAGCTGCAGGAGGCCGAGGGCATCAAGATCGCGGTCGAGCTGGTTCAACAGGTCCTCGAGATCCCGGGCATCAAGGGCGTCCACATCCAGGCGATCGAGTGGGAGAGCGCCATGGAGGGCATCGTCAAGGCAGCGGGACTCTGGCCGCGCCCGACCTTCAACGACTAA
- a CDS encoding methylenetetrahydrofolate reductase C-terminal domain-containing protein, which produces MIVGTQKPFEEIWEMVRGFKKVMVLGCNTCVAICHAGGGKEAEIIASMLRMKAAQEGAAMEITNGGIERQCEPEFFEPVMEQLKAQDLVVSTACGVGVNFLSDRIGNVPVYPGVNTSFYGAVPQAGVFKELCAGCGNCILHLTGGICPIARCSKSLMNGPCGGTNKGKCEISQEVDCGWYLIVERMKQLGTLEKLYEIQPPRNWSTGFYGGPRRVVLQHIQDLEEQEEKKAS; this is translated from the coding sequence ATGATAGTCGGCACACAAAAGCCATTTGAAGAGATCTGGGAAATGGTCAGGGGCTTCAAGAAAGTGATGGTCCTGGGCTGCAACACCTGCGTGGCGATCTGCCATGCAGGGGGCGGCAAAGAGGCGGAGATCATCGCCTCGATGCTCAGGATGAAGGCTGCGCAGGAAGGCGCTGCCATGGAGATAACCAACGGCGGCATCGAGCGCCAGTGCGAGCCCGAGTTCTTCGAGCCGGTGATGGAGCAGCTCAAGGCACAGGACCTGGTGGTCTCCACCGCCTGCGGCGTGGGAGTGAACTTCCTCTCCGACAGGATCGGGAATGTCCCGGTATACCCCGGGGTCAACACCTCGTTCTACGGAGCGGTTCCGCAGGCAGGCGTCTTCAAAGAGCTCTGCGCAGGCTGCGGCAACTGCATCCTCCACCTCACCGGCGGAATATGCCCCATAGCCCGCTGCTCTAAGTCGCTCATGAACGGGCCCTGCGGCGGCACCAATAAAGGCAAGTGCGAGATCAGTCAGGAGGTCGATTGCGGCTGGTACCTGATCGTCGAGAGGATGAAGCAGCTCGGCACCCTCGAGAAACTGTACGAGATCCAGCCTCCGCGGAACTGGTCAACAGGGTTCTACGGCGGACCGCGCCGGGTGGTGCTGCAGCACATACAGGACCTCGAAGAGCAAGAAGAAAAGAAAGCGTCATAA
- a CDS encoding hydrogenase iron-sulfur subunit yields MEKPREAPEGWEPNILAFACHYCAFAAADLAGVMRLSYPSNVKVIRLPCTGKLDHIHVLRAFERGVDGVFVAGULRGQCHYLEGNLYAARRIEYIKKLLATVGVDPARLEMYNLSAAMGPKWAAICTEFTEKIRSLGPSPLWFAVCRKNGRNDGKNAESKRSEQK; encoded by the coding sequence ATCGAGAAGCCGCGGGAGGCGCCGGAGGGCTGGGAGCCTAACATCCTTGCCTTCGCCTGCCACTACTGCGCCTTTGCCGCAGCAGACCTGGCAGGAGTGATGCGGCTCTCGTATCCTTCCAATGTAAAGGTCATCCGCCTCCCCTGCACCGGCAAGCTCGACCACATCCATGTGCTTCGGGCCTTCGAGCGGGGCGTCGACGGCGTCTTCGTCGCCGGTTGACTGCGGGGACAATGCCATTACCTGGAAGGTAATTTATACGCGGCACGCAGAATCGAGTACATAAAGAAGTTGCTGGCCACTGTCGGCGTCGACCCGGCGCGGCTCGAGATGTACAATCTCTCGGCGGCGATGGGTCCGAAATGGGCTGCTATCTGCACGGAATTCACCGAGAAGATCAGGAGTCTCGGTCCCTCTCCGCTGTGGTTTGCGGTATGCCGGAAGAACGGCCGCAATGACGGCAAGAACGCCGAATCGAAAAGGAGCGAGCAGAAATGA
- a CDS encoding FAD-dependent oxidoreductase produces the protein MSANPSSNNGGKKRGSVLIVGGGIGSMQAALDLADSGFKVHLVQKDPSIGGTMVMLDKTFPTGDCAMCMISPKMVEVGRHLNIDIHTLAEVTSVEGGPGNYRATIKLAPRYVDPEKCTGCGDCEAKCPKKVTSEFEQGLATRKAIYSLFAQAVPNTRAIDAGQCLYLTKGVCRSCQKVCKAGAINYEDKGREIEVNVGAVILAPGLDRYNAKVRGELGLGRWPNVVSSIQFERILSASGPYKGEVKRPSDEKHPHKVAWIQCVGSRDSHNANPWCSSVCCMYATKQAIIAKEHDKRIEPTIFYMEMRAFGKDFDKYVERAKKDYGVRYQRAMVSAVREEPGTGNLITRYADEEGRLIDESFDMVVLSVGLEPHKNADEFAKTFGIETNAYKFARTSPLLPVRTSKEGIFVTGTYQGPKDIPDTVMQGSAVAGEAMALLGEARGTETVKKELPPERDVAAEDARIGVFVCHCGINIASTVDIDKVVEAAKELPGVVYATNTIYACAQDNQEVIKQTIKEQNLNRVVVASCTPRTHEPLFQETIRDAGLNKYLFDLADIREQCSWCHMGKKEEATKKAKQIVKMSVAKSRLQKPIQTDTVGVTPSCMIIGGGVAGMTSALALAEQGFEVHLIEKESELGGLVRNLHRTLEGSDVQAFLKQRIEAVRSHPRIRLHTGAEVKKTEGFVGNFKTTLTDGSAFEHGTIILATGGVEYEPTEYLFDDSKRVVTQRELEKRLAAGETPKTGESFVMIQCVGSREEPNQYCSRICCQDAVKNAIAIKEKNPDAQVTILYRDIRTYGLREDFYKRARELGVLFVRYEVDRKPAVEKAGDRLQVRTWDYMLDRELSLDADWVALSTGLRPHPTTDQVGEMYKVTRNPDGYFLEAHVKLRPVDFPSEGIFVAGLAHAPKNLDETITQALAAAGRAGVVLSHQRLAVSGIIAKHRRELCMSCLSCFRVCPFDSPYIAEDGKVSHNEVKCMGCGICAGICPAKAFQVNNFRDDQVLAMIDAAVECETA, from the coding sequence ATGAGCGCGAACCCTTCATCTAATAACGGTGGCAAGAAGCGCGGTTCGGTCCTCATCGTCGGCGGCGGCATCGGATCGATGCAGGCCGCCCTCGACCTCGCCGACAGCGGATTCAAAGTCCATCTCGTGCAAAAAGATCCCTCCATCGGCGGCACGATGGTCATGCTCGACAAGACCTTCCCGACCGGCGATTGCGCCATGTGCATGATCTCGCCCAAGATGGTCGAGGTGGGCAGGCATCTGAACATCGATATCCACACCCTCGCCGAGGTGACCTCGGTAGAAGGCGGACCCGGCAACTACCGGGCAACAATAAAGCTCGCTCCCCGGTATGTCGATCCCGAAAAGTGTACGGGCTGCGGCGACTGCGAAGCGAAATGCCCCAAGAAGGTGACGAGCGAGTTCGAGCAGGGGCTCGCGACGCGCAAGGCGATCTACTCGCTCTTCGCCCAGGCGGTGCCGAACACGAGGGCGATCGACGCGGGCCAGTGTCTCTATCTCACCAAAGGCGTCTGCCGCAGCTGCCAGAAGGTCTGCAAGGCGGGCGCGATCAATTACGAAGACAAGGGCCGGGAGATAGAAGTAAACGTCGGCGCCGTTATTCTCGCTCCGGGCCTGGACCGCTACAACGCGAAGGTGCGCGGCGAGCTCGGTCTCGGGCGCTGGCCCAATGTGGTCTCTTCCATTCAGTTCGAGCGCATCCTCTCGGCCTCGGGTCCGTATAAGGGCGAGGTGAAACGGCCTTCCGACGAGAAGCATCCGCACAAGGTCGCCTGGATCCAGTGTGTCGGCTCCAGGGACTCGCACAATGCCAATCCCTGGTGCTCCTCGGTCTGCTGCATGTACGCGACCAAGCAGGCGATCATCGCCAAAGAGCACGACAAGCGCATCGAGCCCACCATCTTCTACATGGAGATGCGGGCCTTCGGAAAAGACTTCGACAAGTATGTGGAAAGGGCAAAGAAGGATTACGGCGTGCGGTATCAGCGCGCCATGGTCTCGGCGGTCAGGGAAGAGCCCGGCACCGGCAATCTCATTACGCGCTATGCCGACGAAGAGGGGCGGCTTATCGATGAGAGCTTCGATATGGTGGTCCTCTCGGTCGGGCTCGAGCCGCACAAGAACGCCGATGAATTCGCCAAGACCTTCGGCATAGAGACCAACGCCTATAAATTCGCCAGGACCTCTCCGCTCCTCCCGGTGAGGACCAGCAAAGAGGGTATCTTTGTCACCGGCACCTACCAGGGGCCCAAAGACATTCCGGATACGGTGATGCAGGGAAGCGCCGTTGCAGGGGAGGCCATGGCCCTCCTCGGCGAGGCCCGCGGCACCGAGACGGTGAAGAAAGAGCTGCCTCCTGAGAGGGATGTCGCTGCCGAGGACGCGAGAATCGGCGTCTTCGTCTGCCATTGCGGCATCAATATCGCCTCAACCGTCGATATCGACAAGGTGGTCGAGGCGGCAAAGGAGCTGCCCGGCGTCGTCTATGCGACAAACACCATCTATGCCTGTGCGCAGGACAACCAGGAAGTCATCAAACAGACGATCAAGGAGCAGAACCTGAACCGGGTCGTTGTCGCCTCCTGTACGCCGCGTACCCATGAGCCGCTTTTCCAGGAGACCATACGCGATGCAGGACTGAACAAGTATCTCTTCGATCTCGCCGATATCCGCGAGCAGTGCTCCTGGTGCCATATGGGCAAGAAAGAAGAGGCGACGAAGAAGGCGAAACAGATCGTCAAGATGTCTGTCGCCAAGTCGAGGCTCCAGAAGCCGATACAGACCGATACGGTCGGCGTCACCCCCTCCTGCATGATCATCGGCGGCGGCGTGGCGGGAATGACCTCTGCCCTCGCCCTGGCTGAGCAGGGCTTCGAGGTCCACCTCATCGAGAAGGAGAGCGAGCTGGGCGGCCTCGTCAGGAATCTCCACCGCACCCTCGAAGGGAGCGATGTCCAGGCATTCCTGAAGCAGCGGATAGAAGCGGTGAGGAGTCATCCGCGCATCAGGCTCCATACCGGCGCCGAGGTGAAAAAGACCGAAGGCTTCGTCGGCAACTTCAAGACCACGCTGACCGACGGCTCCGCCTTCGAGCATGGAACGATCATCCTGGCTACCGGCGGCGTAGAATACGAGCCGACGGAGTATCTGTTCGACGACAGCAAACGGGTCGTCACCCAGCGGGAGCTCGAGAAGAGGCTCGCTGCCGGAGAGACACCGAAGACCGGCGAATCCTTTGTGATGATCCAGTGTGTCGGGTCGCGGGAGGAGCCGAACCAGTACTGCTCCCGCATCTGCTGCCAGGATGCGGTCAAGAACGCCATCGCGATCAAGGAAAAGAACCCCGATGCACAGGTGACCATTCTCTACCGGGATATCCGCACCTACGGCCTGCGCGAGGACTTCTACAAGAGGGCGCGTGAGCTCGGCGTGCTCTTCGTGCGCTATGAGGTAGACAGGAAGCCGGCAGTCGAGAAGGCGGGCGACCGTCTGCAGGTCAGGACATGGGACTACATGCTGGACAGGGAGCTGTCGCTGGACGCCGACTGGGTGGCGCTCTCTACCGGGCTCAGGCCCCATCCCACGACCGACCAGGTCGGCGAGATGTACAAGGTCACCCGCAATCCCGACGGCTACTTCCTCGAGGCGCATGTCAAGCTCCGCCCGGTGGATTTCCCGAGCGAAGGCATCTTCGTCGCCGGTCTGGCCCATGCGCCCAAGAACCTGGACGAGACGATCACCCAGGCGTTGGCAGCAGCGGGCCGCGCAGGAGTGGTCCTCTCCCACCAGCGGCTGGCGGTGTCCGGAATCATCGCGAAGCACCGGAGGGAGCTCTGCATGTCCTGCCTCAGCTGTTTCAGGGTGTGCCCCTTCGACTCGCCCTATATTGCCGAAGACGGCAAGGTCTCGCACAACGAGGTCAAGTGCATGGGCTGCGGCATCTGCGCCGGCATCTGTCCTGCCAAGGCGTTCCAGGTCAACAATTTCCGTGATGACCAGGTCCTTGCCATGATCGATGCAGCGGTAGAGTGCGAGACGGCTTAA